GCTTTCAAATTTCCCAATCTTAGGGAAAGTGGTCAGCAGCACCCCATATTGGCAGGACTCCTCACCGCAGTTCAGAATGACAAGGAAAGTTCTTTTGTTCGGGAAGTAGAAGTTGGCAAAGAAGTTTTTGAACAATCCATTCACTACCTTGCTGAAAGTGATTTAATCAGGACTTTCATTACTAGAGAGATTACAGAACAAAAGCAAGCTGAAGCAGAACTCCGCCAACGCGATCGCTTGCTGCAAGCAGTTGCTGAAGCCACGAATTATTTACTGGCAGAATTGAACTACCAAACAGCTATTGACAAAGCCCTCGCTGTGTTAGGCGAAGCTGCCAAAGCGGATCGTGTTTACCTCTGCGAGAGCCGTCCTCATCCTGTAACAGGTAAGATGGCTTTGAGCCTGAGGTGTGAATGGACGTGTTCCAACCATGAACCTTCCCTTCACCACTGGCAAAACCAGCCAGATCAGGCTTGCGGACTCGCTCGCTGGAACACATCTCTTGAGAGTGGAAACTCCATCAGCGGACTTACCCAAGAATTTCCCACTGCTGAACGAGAACTTCTTACCCAATGCGGCATTCAGTCTCTCCTTTTAGTCCCCCTGCGGCTCGATGAGAAATTCTGGGGGTACCTTGGCTTGGCTGACTGCTCCTCACAGCGTCAATGGTCAAGGCACGAAGAATCAACTCTGTTAACAATGGCAGCCAGTATTAGTGGTGCTAAACAACGTCAGCAGGTGGAGGAGAAGATTCGCTACCAGGCGCTGCATGACCTGCTCACTGAATTGCCCAATCGCCTGCTATTTGGCGAGCTACTTTCCAATGCTCTACCCAATGCAGATCGGAGTAGGGAAAGTTTAGCCGTGATCTTCCTCGACTTGGACCGCTTCAAAACCATTAATGACACTCTCGGGCACACGTTGGGAGACCATTTGTTAAAAAGCGTTGCAACAAGATTGAGAGATGCCCTCAGAGCAGGGGACACTGTTGCCCGTTGGGGAGGTGATGAATTCACTATCCTACTACCTCGCATTCATCAAGTTGAAGAAGTCGTTCATGTAGCCCGGAGAATCCTGCAAGCATTTGAGAGTGCTTTCTATCTTGAAGGACACGAACTTTATGTCAGTGCTAGCCTTGGCATTGCTTTGTTTAATGAAGACAGTCCTGATGCCGAAACTCTGATCAAGCATGCAGATGCTGCTCTGTATCAAGCCAAAGATGCGGGCAGGAATAACTATCAATTCTACACTGCTTCCCTTGGTGCCAAAACTCCCAATCTCCTGACGATAGAGAAGAGCTTACGCCATGCATTGGAACGGGAAGAATTAGTCTTGTACTACCAACCTCGGGTTAACATTGCAACGCGAAGTATTACTGGTATGGAGGCTCTGTTGCGTTGGCAGCACCCTGAGATGGGATTGGTCGCTCCCAATGTTTTTATTCCCCTTGCTGAGGAAAGTGGATTAATTATCCCCATCGGCGAGTGGGTTCTGCGGACAGCCTGCGAACAGAATAAAGCCTGGCAGGAGGCGGGATTGCCTCAGCTGACAATGGCTGTCAATCTCTCTCCCAAGCAGTTCCGCCAACCCAACCTGGTGGAGACGGTAGCAATGATTTTAAACCAGACGGGGCTAGAGCCGCACTTTTTAGAGTTAGAAGTGACTGAAACGACTGCTATCGAAGACTTAGATTTTACCAAAACAGTGCTGCAAAAGCTGGAGAATATGGGCGTTCACCTCTCCATTGATGACTTTGGTACGGGTCATTCTTCCCTCTCACGCTTGCAACTATTACCACTTCATAATTTGAAAATTGATAGGTCGTTCATCCAAAATTTGACAACAGATGTCAAAGTCGCTCACATTGTCAAGGCGATCGTTGCTTTAGGAACCAGCTTAGGGTTGAGACTCACTGCTGAAGGGGTAGAGAAGGAAGAAGAACTGGAGTTCTTACAATCTATCAACTGCGAGGATGTCCAAGGTTTCCTGTTCTACCGACCGCTTTCTGCCCAAAAAGCAACAGAAGTCCTCTTAAATGGAGGCTCATAATTATAGCCTGAAGTTCTCCCATTGGAGCAAAGATAAATTTCCAAGAGTTGTCATTTTTCATGCCTAGTTATGCTAGACTCATTATTTGATTTATCCCCCTCTTTGCTAGCAAAGAGGGGGTAAAGTTTTCTAACTACACCCTAGAGACTCACTTGTAGAAACACCAGTTTTAGAATTTACCCCACTTGCCTCAGCACAAAGTTTTTTCACTTGTAGACGATCTATAACTGCATTGCTGAAATCAGCACCTGTGATCTCAACATTATCAAAAGTAGAACGCAACATCATTGCGTTTGTAAAAATTGCATCGCTTAAATCAGCGTCCTTGAAGACGACAAGGTAGGCTATGCCCTCACTAAAATCTACACCATGCAGATTGACTCCCTGCAATACCGAACTGTTAAAAACTCCACCACGCAAATTTGCATTGCTAAAGTTAGCGTTCTCCAAATTGAGATTACTATACTCTTCGCCAATCAAGCTTTGACCAGAGAAATCCTGACCTTTGAGTGCATTGCCTGCAGAACGGCTGATACTGGAAGAACTTGCTGCTTCTGCCGACAGGGGAAACAAGAAAAGAACTATAGCTAAGACCAACCCAGTTAGGACTTGCCGATACCTCATATTGCCAACTTAATAAATCTCAACACTGCCACAACTACATTAAACCCTATTAAGAAACAGACTTTCTCAGGAAGTATCCGTGCTTAATTCTCAAACGTGATAAACACAGGACTCGTCCAGACCTTGGAATCATCGACCTGACGACCTGAAATATAGATTGGCACAAAACCGTGAGGACTCGACTGAGGTTCTAGTATGAAGCTGCCACTAATATCTCATAGCAAAGTTTAACAAGCGCGTCTTTGCGTAAGATTTAAAAGACATAATTATACAGTGTTGACCAACGATAACAACAAAAAGACCTGTGGCTAATCAAGAAGAAATTGCCCTATCCTTAGCGCGATCGCCTTTATATGAACTTGCACAAGAACTGAAAGCACGACTCACCAGTTTTGGCGGTTGGGAAATGCCTGTACAGTTTGTTGGCATTACCAAGGAACATGAAGCTGTCAGAAATGCAGCAGGAATGTTCGATATTTCCCACATGGGCAAATTTACCCTTCAAGGGAAAAACCTGATTTCGCAACTCCAATATTTAGTTCCTTCAGACTTAAGCCGTTTGCAACAAGGGACAGCGCAATACACCGTATTGTTAAACCCCCAAGCTGGCATCATCGATGACATCATTTTTTACTACCAAGGCGAAGACAGCACTGGTGAACAACGGGGAGTGATAATTGTCAATGCTGCTACCACTTACAAGGATAAAGCATGGCTGTTGCAACACCTTGACCAGAATGAGGTGAAATTCCAAGACCTTTCACCAGAAAAAGTCTTAATTGCCGTGCAAGGACCAAAAGCAAGTAGCATCCTTCAGTCCTTTGTGCCAGAAGACTTAACTCCAGTCAAAGCATTTGGACACTTGGAGACGACAATACTAGGTAAACCAGCATTCGTTGCCCGCACAGGTTACACTGGGGAAGATGGCTTTGAGGTGATGGTAGATCCAGATGTAGGGATAGAATTATGGCAAAGTCTGCTCAATGCTGGTGTTATTCCCTGCGGACTCGGTGCGAGAGACACCCTAAGACTAGAGGCAGCAATGGCACTTTACGGGCAAGATATCGACGACACGACGACCCCAATGGAAGCTGGTTTAGGTTGGCTCGTTCATCTTGACACCAAAGGAGACTTTATTGGTCGGTCAGTCCTAGAAAGGCAAAAAGCCGGTGGAGTTCAACGCCGACTGGTAGGTTTGCAAATGCAAGGACGCAATATTGCCCGTCACGCCTACCAAGTACTATCACAAGGTGTAGTCGTTGGTGAAGTAACCAGTGGTACACTATCACCAACGCTTGGTTATCCCATTGCCTTAGCCTACGTTCCCACCGAGCTAGCAACTGTTAGTCAGCAGCTAGAAGTGGAAATTCGTGGTAAAGCTTACCCAGCGGTTGTGGTAAAACGTCCGTTTTATCGGTCAAAAAATCGTGTCACTCACTGATAACCGTTCATGTTTTTGAGGAATAATGTGTTGTTAGTGACGAAATCTCCAGTATTGTTAATTCACTCAACAGTGCTGATTGCCAAGTGTAAATGACTCAGCACTCATAGCTTGGAACTCAAAACTTATGAACAAATATGGTATTAATCGCTATTGGGGTGGTAATTTTTTGATGTGGAAGAGGAAGTGATATGTATGTTTGAATATCCCGAAGATTTGAGATACTTGGATACTCATGAATACGTGCGTCTTGAGGGCGAAATTGCCACCATTGGCATTACCGCCTTTGCCGTAGATCAATTGGGTGACATTGTGTTTTTGGAACTCCCAGAAATCGGCGATGCTCTCATGAAGGAAGAAAGCTTTGGCACAATTGAATCAGTGAAAGCTGTGGAAGACCTTAACTCCCCAATGACTGGTACAGTTATAGAACGCAATGAAATCTTGATAGAATCACCCGAACAGTTGGCAGAAGACCCTTACGGGGAGGGGTGGTTGCTGAAATTACGCGTCAACGACCCTAGTGAAATTGATGATGCTTTGACTGCAAATGAGTATAGTTCCCAGGTAGAAGGGTAGTAGTAGAGACGCGCCATGGCGCGTCTCTACTACTCCTTTCCCCATGGGCGAAACCGTCCGGAAAAATATCAAGAAATTTAGATAAATTAATCACACATACCCGACGCGTCAAATATACTTGTTGCAAAATATGAAGTAGTCGCGTCTGGAGAACAATTTGTGGTATTGTACGCCTCTCATCCCAAATCAAACCATCAGCAGATGCTGGAGGAAAGCAGTCAAATCAGTTCTTTTCAAGAACGGCACATTGGACCATCACCCAATGACGCCCAGCAAATGCTTGAGGTATTAGGCTATACCAACGGCAATAATACGGAAGAATCATCTCACCGTTTTTCGCCTCTTGATGAACTTATTAACCAAGCAGTACCGCATGCAATTCGGTTATCTCGTCCCTTAAAGTTGCCAAAGGCACAAAGTGAATACGCCGCACTGACTCAGTTAAAGGAAATAGCCTCAAAAAATCAAGTTTTCCGCTCGTTTATTGGCATGGGTTACTACGACTGTATCACCCCACCCGTAATTGGGCGCAATATCCTGGAAAACCCTGGTTGGTATACCGCCTACACTCCCTATCAACCAGAAATTGCCCAAGGACGACTAGAAGCGCTGTTGAATTTCCAAACCATGATTATCGACTTGACCGGTTTGGAAATTGCCAATGCTTCATTGCTAGATGAAGCCACAGCAGCAGCAGAAGCGATGAGCATGAGTTATGGTTTTTGTAAAAATAAAGCAAATACCTATTTTGTTTCTCGTGATTGTCATCCCCAAACCATAGACGTGTTACAAACACGTGCTCAAGCTTTGGGGATCGATATCATTGTCGGCGACCATCAAACCTTTGATTTTTCTGAACCGATTTTTGGAGCAATTCTGCAATACCCCGCCAGTGATGGCACAATTTACAACTACCGCGCTTTTGTAGAAAAGGCACATGCTGAGGGAGCATTGGTAACGGTAGCAGCAGACCCCTTAAGCCTAACTTTGCTGACACCCCCAGGTGAATTTGGCGCTGATATTGCCGTGGGAAGCACTCAGCGTTTTGGTATCCCCTTGGGCTACGGTGGACCTCACGCTGCATACTTTGCCACTAAACAAGAGTATAAGCGGCAAGTTCCAGGGCGAATTGTTGGTGTGTCAAAAGATGCTCAGGCTAAACCTGCGTTGCGTCTTGCCTTACAAACCCGGGAACAACATATTCGTCGCGAAAAAGCGACTAGCAATATTTGTACAGCACAGGTGTTGCTGGCAGTGATGGCGAGTATGTATGCTGTCTACCACGGTTCTACTGGACTTAAAAGAATTGCCGAAAACATCCATCAGATAACCATGATCCTGGCGGAAGGATTAAAGCGTTTGGGTTACGGCATCGGTTCGGAACATTTCTTTGATACCCTGCGGATAGATTTAGGAAAACGCAGTTTAGAAGAGATTTTACAAGCTTGTGAAGCACGTAAAATTAACATACGCATTTTCAATGCCAGGACTGTAGGTATATCCCTAGACGAAACCACTACAGAAAAAGACTTAATCGACCTGCTAGAAATTTTCGCAGGTACAGATGATTTGCCTTTCTGTGTGGAAGATTTAGCTCTCCCCACTTCCCCATCTCCCCATCTCCCTCTCAAGCGCACCACTACCTACCTCACCCACCCCATCTTCAACCGCTATCACTCAGAAACTGAGTTGTTGCGCTACCTGCATAAGCTGGAAACCAAGGACTTATCGCTGACGACATCGATGATTCCCTTAGGATCATGCACAATGAAGCTAAATGCGACATCTGAAATGATCCCAGTAACGTGGGCTGAGTTTGGTAAGATACATCCTTTTGCTCCTCAGTCGCAAACCCAAGGATATCAAATTCTGTTTCAGCAGCTTGAGGAATGGTTAGCTGAAATCACAGGGTTTGCAGGAATTTCGCTGCAACCGAATGCTGGTTCTCAAGGTGAATACACAGGGTTGCTAGTCATCAGGAACTATCACGAAAGCCGTTCTCAAGGAAACCGCAACATCTGTTTGATTCCCCAGTCAGCACACGGGACAAACCCTGCAAGTGCTGTGATGTGTGGGATGAAGGTGGTTTCTGTTGCTTGCGACTCTGAGGGGAATGTTGACTTAGATGACCTCAAGGCTAAGGCTCAAAAACATAGCAAAGAACTTGCGGCATTAATGGTAACATATCCCTCAACTCATGGTGTGTTCGAGGAGCAAATTCAAGAAATCTGCGCTGTTGTCCATGCTCATGGCGGACAAGTTTACATGGATGGGGCGAATATGAACGCCCAAGTCGGACTTTGCCGTCCTGAGGATATTGGCGCAGATGTCTGTCACTTGAACTTGCACAAAACCTTCTGCATCCCCCACGGTGGCGGTGGTCCTGGTATGGGACCCATTGGCGTCGCTTCCCATCTGATGCCTTTTCTCCCAGGACACTCTGTTGTCAAAATGGACGGTGAACAACGCATTGGTGCAGTTTCCGCTGCGCCTTGGGGTAGCGCCAGCATCCTTGTGATTTCTTGGATGTACATTGCGATGATGGGTGCAGATGGTTTGACGGAAGCAACCAAAGTGGCAATTCTCAATGCTAATTACATCGCCAAGAAACTTGAACCTTACTATCCCGTTTTGTATAAAGGGAAAAATGGTTTAGTTGCTCATGAGTGCATTTTGGATTTGCGTTCTCTCAAAAAATCTGCTCTGATCGAAATTGATGATGTTGCCAAGCGCCTGATGGACTATGGCTTCCATGCGCCCACTGTCTCCTGGCCCGTGTCGGGTACAATTATGGTAGAACCCACAGAAAGCGAATCTAAAGAAGAGTTAGATCGTTTTTGTGATGCGATGATTGCGATTCGTCAAGAAATCGCTGAAATTGAATCAGGTAAGATGGATGCTCAAGATAACGTCTTGAAGAATGCACCTCATACAGCAGAAAGCTTGATTGTTGGGGAATGGAATCATCCCTATTCTCGGGAACAAGCCGCATACCCCGCACCTTGGACTCGTGAGCATAAATTCTGGCCTGCAGTTGGTAGGATTGATAATGCCTACGGCGATAGAAATTTTGTTTGCTCTTGTCTGCCAATGGATGTGTATTAAGTGTAAAATTACGCCTTCTCCTTACAAACAAAGCCTGCCTACGCAGGCTTTTATGCTAGAGCATTGCCCATCATTTATAGCGCAATACGGTTCAGATAAGATTGTTTTTAGGTGCGACGCTTAATGTAGAGAGATGCTGTTTGAAGCGTCTCTACAGGCATGAAAACGTTACAAATACCCCATTAGTAGTAATTCTTCTAATTCTTCTAATTCACTACTGTTTACAAACAGCTTCTTAACCCCTTTATCACTTCCAACAAGTCGTAGGGATGATGAATCAAAAAATCTGGATTTTGTTTTGCCAGAACTTCTTGTGAATTAAACCCCCAAGTTACCGCAATCACCTTAATATTTGCTTTCTTTGATGCTTCTATGTCTCGGGTTTCATCTCCTACATAAATAACTTCTTGAGGTTTTATTTGTTTTTGTTTTAATACGTTGTTAATTATCGTTGTTTTTCCAAAGATCGTGACTCCTGAGTAGATAAAATCAAATAAGTTATCTAAGTCATTGGCTTTGAGAAAATTTGTAACATTGTCTTGAGAATTAGAAGTTATAATCCCTAATCTGTAACCTTCATTCTTGAGCACTATTAGCGCTTCTTTAATTCCTGAAATTGGCTTTAATTCTTTAATTTTACTTTTCAATTCAGCTTTAACTTTTTTAACCAAAAAAGGAATTTTCAAAATTGAGATTCCTGAGTACTTAATAATTTCTCTAGAGCTTAAGTTTCTCAAGAGGGCAAGTTCCTCGTGAGTGATTTGTATATAACCAAACTCTTGGGCTAAACGATTGGCAATACTTACCAAAGCATCTACTGTATCAGCAATTGTGCCATCAAAATCAAAAATAATTACTTTCTGGGTCATTCTTTCGCCTGGGGGAATGCGTTTAGATTAGCACGGGCATTCCGTCGTAACATATCTGGCTTAATCCGCCGCAACGCCGATGCCGGAAATTGTCTATCCCATTCCTGATCTGAGATTTGGGCTAATTCTAGCAATTTAGGGTCAAGATTCCCAGAATATGGCTGAAATTCTGCAACATCTGTTTGGTTGGCAAAACGCTGATTCCAAGGACAAACTTCTTGACAGATATCGCAACCAGCTACCCAGCCTTGTAAATGGGGTGTCACTGTCTGGGGCAATTCTTCATTCCGATTTTCAATTGTATGATAGGCAATGCAGCGATTGGCATCTACCACAAACGGTTGGGTAATAGCATCTGTGGGACACGCCTCCATACAACGAGTACAACTACCACAGTGTTCTGTATGCGGGCGATCGCTTTCCAACTCCAAATTCGTTAGCACTTCCCCTAAAAACACCCAAGAGCCATACTCGGGCGTTATCACATTCCCATTCTTGGCAATCCAACCAATTCCAGCTCTTTGCGCCCATACTTTATCTTGCACTGGACCAGTGTCTGCATAATATCGTGCTTGAATGCCTTCATCAAGTCCTTGCAGCCAAATTGTCAGTGCTTTGAGTTTTTTGTGCATGACTTTGTGATAATCGCGTCCCCAAGCATACCGAGAAATTTTGGCGTGTTCTTCTGTTTCGGGACGTTGATGAGGTGTGTAGTAGTTAAGAGCGACACTAATTATAGTTTGCACCTCTGGCATACAAGAGCGAATATCTTGGCGCTTAGGATTTGCCATCCATTCCATATCAGCGTGATAACCCAATGCCAGCCAAGCTTGCAATCTTTGCGTCTGTGTGGCATCTTCCCCGTCTACCGCAGCAATCCCAACCTTGTGGAATCCCAACTCTAGAGCCTTCTTTTTTACCTCAGTGCTGTTTGTTCCCGGGGATCGATTCATTTATCTTATTTCAATTTGCCCAATCTCTGGCTCCTATATTCTACACCATCGAGTCAATACACCTATTTCTTTTTCCTACAGTTCTTATTTGTAAATTTTATTTGCATTTTGTAAAGAAGCAATGCATCATGTAAATGATGAGGCAACACAAAAAGATACAAGCCTCCCACTGATTCACAGCGTACTTATTAATCGACTGAGGTGCAATCATGACTTTTACTACTGATTCAGCACAAAGCCGTTACCCTTATGCTTTCAATTACAGCACCCAACCTAGTGATGCTGTTACCTCAGCCGTGGTTGTTTTCCAGAGCCTAAGCGTAGATGACCAGTTGGCAGTGCTTTGGTATGCTTACACAGAGATGAGCAATTCTATCACACCAGCAGCCACAGGTGTAGCGCGTTTACAGTTAGCCGAAGGTTTGTTGAATCAAATTAAGCAAATGTCTCATCATGATGAGCAGTTACAGGTAATGCGTGACCTGGCTGCTAAAAGAAATACCCAGGTTTGTCGCTCCTACGGCATTCTGAGCAACAATACCAAATTGGCTTTTTGGTACGAACTATCAGAATTAATGGTTCAAGGCTTCGTCGTTCCTATGCCAAACGGCTATCAACTCTCTCGTGATGGTGTCAAGGTATTGGAACAGCTCAAGCAACTCGATTTTGGTCAACAAATTACAGTTTTCCGTAAAATCGTAGCAGACATGGGCGTTGACCCACTAGCTGACTAATATCCCTGCCAGATCCTCCTAACCTTCCATATTCCCTTTCTCGTTCCTAGGCTGTTTTGTCTGGGAACTTTCTTTCAAAATCTTGAGTTATCTCCATCATCAGGATGATTTGTACTGACTGAGGAAATATACCTCGAAAGCAGCTTTCGAGGGCGCTTGCTTTTGTATTCAATGGATGGAGAGCTAGCGTGATACAGGTAAATCTATGGCAGCTGCTGAATTTACACCCACAACAGTAGATGAAACACTCCAGATAGAGGGAATTACAGAACCGACTCTACTGCGTTACTTCAAAAGTTTAAATGCAGGA
The sequence above is a segment of the Mastigocladopsis repens PCC 10914 genome. Coding sequences within it:
- the gcvT gene encoding glycine cleavage system aminomethyltransferase GcvT, with the translated sequence MANQEEIALSLARSPLYELAQELKARLTSFGGWEMPVQFVGITKEHEAVRNAAGMFDISHMGKFTLQGKNLISQLQYLVPSDLSRLQQGTAQYTVLLNPQAGIIDDIIFYYQGEDSTGEQRGVIIVNAATTYKDKAWLLQHLDQNEVKFQDLSPEKVLIAVQGPKASSILQSFVPEDLTPVKAFGHLETTILGKPAFVARTGYTGEDGFEVMVDPDVGIELWQSLLNAGVIPCGLGARDTLRLEAAMALYGQDIDDTTTPMEAGLGWLVHLDTKGDFIGRSVLERQKAGGVQRRLVGLQMQGRNIARHAYQVLSQGVVVGEVTSGTLSPTLGYPIALAYVPTELATVSQQLEVEIRGKAYPAVVVKRPFYRSKNRVTH
- a CDS encoding HAD-IA family hydrolase, producing the protein MTQKVIIFDFDGTIADTVDALVSIANRLAQEFGYIQITHEELALLRNLSSREIIKYSGISILKIPFLVKKVKAELKSKIKELKPISGIKEALIVLKNEGYRLGIITSNSQDNVTNFLKANDLDNLFDFIYSGVTIFGKTTIINNVLKQKQIKPQEVIYVGDETRDIEASKKANIKVIAVTWGFNSQEVLAKQNPDFLIHHPYDLLEVIKGLRSCL
- the gcvP gene encoding aminomethyl-transferring glycine dehydrogenase; the encoded protein is MVLYASHPKSNHQQMLEESSQISSFQERHIGPSPNDAQQMLEVLGYTNGNNTEESSHRFSPLDELINQAVPHAIRLSRPLKLPKAQSEYAALTQLKEIASKNQVFRSFIGMGYYDCITPPVIGRNILENPGWYTAYTPYQPEIAQGRLEALLNFQTMIIDLTGLEIANASLLDEATAAAEAMSMSYGFCKNKANTYFVSRDCHPQTIDVLQTRAQALGIDIIVGDHQTFDFSEPIFGAILQYPASDGTIYNYRAFVEKAHAEGALVTVAADPLSLTLLTPPGEFGADIAVGSTQRFGIPLGYGGPHAAYFATKQEYKRQVPGRIVGVSKDAQAKPALRLALQTREQHIRREKATSNICTAQVLLAVMASMYAVYHGSTGLKRIAENIHQITMILAEGLKRLGYGIGSEHFFDTLRIDLGKRSLEEILQACEARKINIRIFNARTVGISLDETTTEKDLIDLLEIFAGTDDLPFCVEDLALPTSPSPHLPLKRTTTYLTHPIFNRYHSETELLRYLHKLETKDLSLTTSMIPLGSCTMKLNATSEMIPVTWAEFGKIHPFAPQSQTQGYQILFQQLEEWLAEITGFAGISLQPNAGSQGEYTGLLVIRNYHESRSQGNRNICLIPQSAHGTNPASAVMCGMKVVSVACDSEGNVDLDDLKAKAQKHSKELAALMVTYPSTHGVFEEQIQEICAVVHAHGGQVYMDGANMNAQVGLCRPEDIGADVCHLNLHKTFCIPHGGGGPGMGPIGVASHLMPFLPGHSVVKMDGEQRIGAVSAAPWGSASILVISWMYIAMMGADGLTEATKVAILNANYIAKKLEPYYPVLYKGKNGLVAHECILDLRSLKKSALIEIDDVAKRLMDYGFHAPTVSWPVSGTIMVEPTESESKEELDRFCDAMIAIRQEIAEIESGKMDAQDNVLKNAPHTAESLIVGEWNHPYSREQAAYPAPWTREHKFWPAVGRIDNAYGDRNFVCSCLPMDVY
- a CDS encoding orange carotenoid protein N-terminal domain-containing protein, producing MTFTTDSAQSRYPYAFNYSTQPSDAVTSAVVVFQSLSVDDQLAVLWYAYTEMSNSITPAATGVARLQLAEGLLNQIKQMSHHDEQLQVMRDLAAKRNTQVCRSYGILSNNTKLAFWYELSELMVQGFVVPMPNGYQLSRDGVKVLEQLKQLDFGQQITVFRKIVADMGVDPLAD
- the queG gene encoding tRNA epoxyqueuosine(34) reductase QueG, whose protein sequence is MNRSPGTNSTEVKKKALELGFHKVGIAAVDGEDATQTQRLQAWLALGYHADMEWMANPKRQDIRSCMPEVQTIISVALNYYTPHQRPETEEHAKISRYAWGRDYHKVMHKKLKALTIWLQGLDEGIQARYYADTGPVQDKVWAQRAGIGWIAKNGNVITPEYGSWVFLGEVLTNLELESDRPHTEHCGSCTRCMEACPTDAITQPFVVDANRCIAYHTIENRNEELPQTVTPHLQGWVAGCDICQEVCPWNQRFANQTDVAEFQPYSGNLDPKLLELAQISDQEWDRQFPASALRRIKPDMLRRNARANLNAFPQAKE
- a CDS encoding EAL domain-containing protein encodes the protein MPTNEREKIRHLLVIKDLQGQRTIPLQEATYSLGRDSRNAIVLRSRSVSRQHAILLRVTVPETDQYGFRIIDGSFKGKRSTNGLFLNGAKCFSADLKHGDVIDFGNHQVQAKYYALSNILEQAFSESCTAEDISRLILEQANPANPFETLSFPLDSTLEGASEVALARLASFPELIPNPIIEMDLEGSVTYLNPAAAFKFPNLRESGQQHPILAGLLTAVQNDKESSFVREVEVGKEVFEQSIHYLAESDLIRTFITREITEQKQAEAELRQRDRLLQAVAEATNYLLAELNYQTAIDKALAVLGEAAKADRVYLCESRPHPVTGKMALSLRCEWTCSNHEPSLHHWQNQPDQACGLARWNTSLESGNSISGLTQEFPTAERELLTQCGIQSLLLVPLRLDEKFWGYLGLADCSSQRQWSRHEESTLLTMAASISGAKQRQQVEEKIRYQALHDLLTELPNRLLFGELLSNALPNADRSRESLAVIFLDLDRFKTINDTLGHTLGDHLLKSVATRLRDALRAGDTVARWGGDEFTILLPRIHQVEEVVHVARRILQAFESAFYLEGHELYVSASLGIALFNEDSPDAETLIKHADAALYQAKDAGRNNYQFYTASLGAKTPNLLTIEKSLRHALEREELVLYYQPRVNIATRSITGMEALLRWQHPEMGLVAPNVFIPLAEESGLIIPIGEWVLRTACEQNKAWQEAGLPQLTMAVNLSPKQFRQPNLVETVAMILNQTGLEPHFLELEVTETTAIEDLDFTKTVLQKLENMGVHLSIDDFGTGHSSLSRLQLLPLHNLKIDRSFIQNLTTDVKVAHIVKAIVALGTSLGLRLTAEGVEKEEELEFLQSINCEDVQGFLFYRPLSAQKATEVLLNGGS
- the gcvH gene encoding glycine cleavage system protein GcvH, which gives rise to MCMFEYPEDLRYLDTHEYVRLEGEIATIGITAFAVDQLGDIVFLELPEIGDALMKEESFGTIESVKAVEDLNSPMTGTVIERNEILIESPEQLAEDPYGEGWLLKLRVNDPSEIDDALTANEYSSQVEG
- a CDS encoding pentapeptide repeat-containing protein → MRYRQVLTGLVLAIVLFLFPLSAEAASSSSISRSAGNALKGQDFSGQSLIGEEYSNLNLENANFSNANLRGGVFNSSVLQGVNLHGVDFSEGIAYLVVFKDADLSDAIFTNAMMLRSTFDNVEITGADFSNAVIDRLQVKKLCAEASGVNSKTGVSTSESLGCS